The segment AAACCACTATTATGTGAACAAAACCATGCTTGCCGAAAAAATCGTATCCTGCACCGCAATGCTCAAAGATTTTGAATAACAACAAAAAGCAGACATATGCCTTGTGTCTGCTTTTAATATGTAAAGAAAATTTTATAAAATGCTTGACATGGGATTAAAATTGTGGTATATTTAACTGTAATTAAAGGCGTTGACGAAGAGTGCTTTAGGTATTAAACCTTTAAGAGAAGTGGCGGTTGGTGCAAGCCATAGGGGAGAGCTTAAGGTTGTAGCTTCTGAGCCGGGAGGAAGAAAGTTTTAAAAATGAGTAGAACCTCTCCGTGATTGCTGCGTGAATGCATATTGAGCTGTTAGGCTCTGAAGAGTGGCGAAATTTTTTCGCAATTTGAGTGGTACCGCGGGTGATAAGCACTCGTCTCAAAGGTTTTTACTAAGTACTTTGAGGCGAGATTTTTTTTGCCTCGGAAAAGGAGAAAGTTGGTATTATGGTAAACTCAAGAGATGTAAACTTAAAAATTCTCGAAATGGCGCAGCGTATCCGTGAACTGCGCGAAATTGAAAACTACACACCGGAGGAAATGGCTGAAAAAACCGGTATTACCGCCGAAGAGTATTTAAAATGCGAAAACGGCGAAACCGATTTGAACTTTGCCTTTATCTACCGCTGTGCGGCGGCACTTCGTGTTAACGTAACCGATATCATCGAAGGCTACAGCCCGAATCTTAAATCTTACACCGTTACCCGTGCAGGTGCAGGTCAGCAGATTGCAAAGGCACACGGCATGGTGTATCATAACCTGGCATACGCCTTTAAAAACCGTATTGCAGAGCCTTTGTATGTAGTAAGCTCGTATGACGAAGCGGCACAAAGCCGCGACATTGAGCTGACCACCCATACAGGTCAGGAGTGCGATATTGTTATTGAAGGTCATCTTATGGTGCAGGTGGGTGAGCACAAGGAGGTGCTCGGCCCCGGTGACAGCATTTACTACAACAGTGATACGCCTCATGGTATGATTGCGGTAAACGGCAAGGATTGTGCCTTTTATGCGATTGTTTTGCGTGCAGATACCGATATTTCGGAAAATGCAAGCACCGATATTGTAAAGACTGAAGAAATCATCGGCTCGGTACACAGAGATACCAAGGACAGAATTTATCATAAATTCATTGATATTGAAGAGGATGCCCAGGGCACACCCACATCCATCACCTTCAAAAACGAAGACAAATTCAACTTTGCCTTTGATTTGGTAGACGAGCTTTCCAAACGCGAGCCTGAAAAGCTTGCTATGCTCCACATTTCCAAGGACCATGAGGAAAGACCGTTCACCTTTACCGATATGCGCCGTCTTTCCAGCCAGTGCGCAAACTATTTTGCATCTCTTGGCATTAAAAAGGGCGACAGAGTTATGCTTGTGTTAAAGCGTCACTATCAGTTCTGGATAGCAATGCTTGGCTTAAACAAGCTAGGTGCCATCGCAATTCCTGCGGTAGCACAGCTGCATGAGCATGATTTGGAATACAGATTTAACGCTGCAGGCGTCAGCGCTATTGTTTGCACCGCAGACGACGGTGTGGCAGACTTTGTAGACGCGGCACAAAAGAACAGCCCCACCTTAAAAATCAAAATGATGGTTGGTGGTGAAAAAGAGGGTTGGAAGAACTTTGATGAAGACTACAAACGTTTCTCTACCCATTTTGAGCGTACGGCAGATTCTCCCTGCGGTGACGATACCATGCTGATGTACTTTACATCGGGTACATCCGGCTATCCTAAGATTGCAACTCATAACTATAAATATCCCTTAGGGCATTTCCATACCGCGAAATACTGGCATAATGTAGACCCGGACGGCTTACACTTTACCATTTCGGATACCGGTTGGGCAAAGGCAATGTGGGGTAAGCTGTATGGTCAGTGGCTTTGCGAAGCAGCAACCTTTGTGTATGATTTTGACCGCTTTGATGCGGCAGATATTTTGCCCATGTTTGCAAAATATCAGATTACAACCTTCTGTGCACCTCCGACCATGCTCCGTATGATGGTAAAACAGGATATATCCAAATATGATTTTTCCTCTGTTAAGCATATGTCTACTGCGGGCGAAGCTTTAAATCCCGAAGTATATCGCCAATTTGAAAAGGCAACCGGCTTGCAGATTAAAGAAGGCTTTGGTCAGACAGAAAGCACCATGATCATCGGTAACCTTATCGGTAAACCGCACAAAATCGGTGCAATGGGTAAGCCGGCTCCCATTTACAAGGTTGAACTGCATGATGCGGACGGCAACCAGGTAAAAACCTCTGAATCGGGCGAAATTGTTATCAATGTTAAGGACGGTGCACCTTGCGGTCTGTTTACCGGCTACTATGGTGATGAAGAAAAGACCAAAGAGGTTTGGCACGACGGTTATTATCATACCGGTGACGTGGCATGGCGCGATGAAGATGGATATTTCTGGTATGTAGGCCGTGTGGATGACGTTATCAAATCCTCCGGTTACCGTATCGGACCCTTTGAAATCGAAAGTGTTATCATGGAACTGCCGTATGTTTTAGAATGCGGTGTTTCGGCTGTACCTGATGAGGTTCGCGGTCAGATTGTTAAGGCAAGTATTGTGCTTGTAAACGGCAAAGAGCCTTCCGATGACCTGAAAAAAGAAATTCAGAACTATGTTAAGGAAAAGACTGCACCCTACAAATATCCCAGAATTGTAGAGTTTAAAGAAAGTCTGCCCAAGACCGTAAGCGGTAAAATCCAGAGAAATAAACTTTAATACAAAAAAGACAGCTTTTGCAGTTGCAAATGCTGTCTTTTTTTGGTATACTTATTCTGTTAATAGCAGAAAGGGATTTTTGATATGATAAACAGCGTTTGTTATGCAAATAAAATTGTTTTGTACTGGGATTTGCCCGAGAATTTTGAAGAGGGTAACCGTTATTTCGTTTATAAGAATGGAGAAAAGGTAGCTGAAACTCAAAAATGTCACCTGGAAATGGATGACCTTTTGCCGACAACCGAATATAGCTTTTCGGTTGAAATGGTCGGAAAAAATACTT is part of the Clostridia bacterium genome and harbors:
- a CDS encoding AMP-binding protein → MVNSRDVNLKILEMAQRIRELREIENYTPEEMAEKTGITAEEYLKCENGETDLNFAFIYRCAAALRVNVTDIIEGYSPNLKSYTVTRAGAGQQIAKAHGMVYHNLAYAFKNRIAEPLYVVSSYDEAAQSRDIELTTHTGQECDIVIEGHLMVQVGEHKEVLGPGDSIYYNSDTPHGMIAVNGKDCAFYAIVLRADTDISENASTDIVKTEEIIGSVHRDTKDRIYHKFIDIEEDAQGTPTSITFKNEDKFNFAFDLVDELSKREPEKLAMLHISKDHEERPFTFTDMRRLSSQCANYFASLGIKKGDRVMLVLKRHYQFWIAMLGLNKLGAIAIPAVAQLHEHDLEYRFNAAGVSAIVCTADDGVADFVDAAQKNSPTLKIKMMVGGEKEGWKNFDEDYKRFSTHFERTADSPCGDDTMLMYFTSGTSGYPKIATHNYKYPLGHFHTAKYWHNVDPDGLHFTISDTGWAKAMWGKLYGQWLCEAATFVYDFDRFDAADILPMFAKYQITTFCAPPTMLRMMVKQDISKYDFSSVKHMSTAGEALNPEVYRQFEKATGLQIKEGFGQTESTMIIGNLIGKPHKIGAMGKPAPIYKVELHDADGNQVKTSESGEIVINVKDGAPCGLFTGYYGDEEKTKEVWHDGYYHTGDVAWRDEDGYFWYVGRVDDVIKSSGYRIGPFEIESVIMELPYVLECGVSAVPDEVRGQIVKASIVLVNGKEPSDDLKKEIQNYVKEKTAPYKYPRIVEFKESLPKTVSGKIQRNKL